A part of Halobacillus shinanisalinarum genomic DNA contains:
- the tnpC gene encoding IS66 family transposase yields MDTKTKIPKTMESLEKRCLSLEDENAKLAAKVEWYEEQFKLSQQKRFGASSEKMNPDQISLFDEAEVTSNSKEEEPTIETIEYKRKKRKGQRDEMMKSLPTETVEYHLEDQACSSCGHDIHQMSTEERRELIVIPAQVKVKKHVRHVYSCRQCEQHGVETPIHTAPMPNPVLPKSLASPSSLAFFMSQKYVEALPLYRQEKQLERMGIPLSRATIANWMIHAAHHWLKPLFDQLHQAMVKHSSVHADETPLQVLREDGKAAESKSYMWLYCTGRNGPPIVLYDYQRTRAGKHAKRFLTSFSGFLQTDGYGGYHKVDGVKLMGCWAHTRRKFDEALKAAPSSSTLVNSVAREALQKIQRLYDIEKKSKTWTDEERLEYRKENSKPILEDFLEWLKNHKAKVLPKSKLGEAITYCLNQWDQLVVYLQGGQVDIDNNRAERFIKPFVIGRKNWLFSNSLKGAESSAIIYSVVETAKANGLNPLYYLTYLFEQLPQMDLDDSEAWEKVLPWSSSLPEICQVPKK; encoded by the coding sequence ATGGACACAAAGACGAAGATCCCAAAGACAATGGAATCACTGGAAAAACGTTGTCTATCACTCGAAGATGAAAACGCCAAACTGGCAGCCAAGGTAGAATGGTATGAAGAACAATTCAAATTGAGCCAGCAGAAGCGTTTCGGTGCTTCGAGTGAAAAGATGAACCCTGATCAGATTTCCCTTTTCGATGAGGCAGAAGTCACTTCCAATTCGAAGGAAGAGGAGCCGACCATCGAAACGATTGAATATAAACGGAAAAAACGAAAAGGGCAGCGTGATGAGATGATGAAAAGCCTTCCTACAGAAACGGTGGAATACCACCTCGAGGATCAGGCTTGTTCGTCATGTGGTCATGACATTCATCAAATGAGTACGGAAGAGCGTCGTGAATTAATTGTGATTCCCGCGCAGGTGAAAGTGAAAAAACACGTGCGCCATGTATACAGTTGCCGGCAATGTGAACAACACGGGGTAGAAACCCCTATTCACACAGCTCCTATGCCAAACCCTGTTCTTCCGAAAAGTCTCGCATCCCCTTCAAGTTTGGCATTTTTCATGAGTCAGAAATATGTCGAGGCGTTGCCTCTCTATCGTCAGGAAAAGCAGTTGGAACGTATGGGAATCCCTTTATCCAGAGCCACCATCGCCAACTGGATGATCCACGCAGCGCACCACTGGTTGAAGCCTTTGTTTGACCAGCTTCATCAAGCCATGGTGAAGCATTCATCGGTGCATGCGGATGAGACACCTCTTCAGGTGTTGCGGGAAGATGGAAAGGCAGCTGAGTCTAAGTCCTATATGTGGCTGTACTGTACCGGTCGCAACGGACCGCCCATCGTTCTGTATGATTATCAGCGTACGCGAGCTGGTAAGCACGCGAAGCGATTCCTTACATCGTTTTCCGGCTTCCTCCAAACCGACGGGTATGGAGGCTATCATAAAGTGGACGGCGTAAAGCTGATGGGCTGTTGGGCTCACACCCGCCGAAAATTCGACGAAGCTCTGAAAGCAGCCCCATCTTCTTCGACATTGGTAAATAGTGTCGCCAGGGAGGCGCTTCAGAAGATTCAGCGATTGTATGATATCGAGAAGAAAAGCAAAACGTGGACAGACGAAGAACGCCTGGAGTATCGGAAAGAGAACAGTAAACCGATATTGGAGGACTTTTTGGAGTGGCTGAAGAATCATAAAGCCAAAGTTCTGCCGAAGAGCAAGTTAGGGGAAGCCATCACATACTGTTTGAATCAATGGGATCAACTGGTCGTCTACCTGCAAGGTGGACAGGTAGATATCGATAACAATCGAGCTGAACGATTCATCAAACCATTCGTGATCGGCCGCAAGAACTGGCTGTTTTCAAATAGCCTGAAAGGGGCTGAATCAAGCGCCATCATTTATAGTGTTGTAGAAACGGCGAAAGCCAACGGCTTGAACCCTCTCTACTATCTTACGTATTTATTCGAACAACTTCCTCAGATGGATCTTGACGATTCAGAGGCTTGGGAAAAGGTTCTTCCCTGGTCCTCATCGTTACCCGAAATCTGTCAAGTTCCAAAGAAGTAA
- a CDS encoding SMI1/KNR4 family protein — MNINSFGKVNEEEVNNLESHLGFSLPEDYRNFLKKCNGGTSKVRYSKFRVKKLNENIPLDVLYGINVDQTFNLAECYEEFGEDLIPNSLIIGDDPGSGLIVLIHDSENDGVYYWDHAFYFDQSDEDGNTYKIADSFNSFINGLKHP, encoded by the coding sequence ATGAATATAAATTCTTTTGGAAAAGTGAATGAAGAAGAAGTTAATAATCTAGAAAGTCATTTAGGTTTTTCTCTACCAGAAGATTATAGAAATTTTTTGAAAAAGTGTAATGGTGGAACTTCAAAAGTACGATATAGTAAGTTCCGTGTGAAGAAATTAAATGAGAATATTCCTTTAGATGTCTTATATGGTATAAACGTAGATCAAACATTTAATCTAGCAGAATGTTATGAAGAGTTTGGAGAAGATCTAATACCAAACAGTCTAATAATTGGGGACGATCCAGGCTCCGGGTTAATCGTCTTAATTCATGATTCAGAAAATGATGGTGTTTACTATTGGGACCATGCATTTTACTTTGATCAGTCAGATGAGGATGGAAATACTTATAAGATTGCAGATAGTTTTAATTCCTTTATTAATGGTTTAAAGCATCCGTAA
- a CDS encoding DUF3953 domain-containing protein: MKISKFALSVIIILLSAYMLITKNFDMLPLSNFLLGLFMLVMGVEEFRKGRKGYGYLGVAVSLFAFFVSLQSIFLS, translated from the coding sequence TTGAAAATATCAAAATTTGCTTTATCAGTAATAATAATTCTTTTATCAGCTTATATGTTAATTACTAAAAACTTCGATATGCTTCCATTAAGTAACTTTTTATTAGGTTTATTTATGTTAGTAATGGGAGTAGAAGAATTTCGAAAAGGACGAAAAGGATATGGATATTTGGGTGTGGCCGTTAGTTTATTTGCTTTCTTTGTTTCACTACAGTCAATTTTCTTGAGCTAA
- a CDS encoding DMT family transporter has protein sequence MSWLYLLLSIIGGAVLALQAGVNGELGKRMGTIEAAFVAYSAGTLVLLLGTLIFGKGSVGLLFSFQSWKWFIGILGALYIFIMVVAIPKIGAANAIIAAILGQLVIGMVIDHFGLFGVKTLPINLYRIAGIVLMFISLLLFFKR, from the coding sequence TTGAGTTGGCTTTACTTATTATTAAGCATTATTGGAGGTGCTGTTTTAGCACTTCAAGCTGGTGTGAATGGGGAATTAGGGAAAAGGATGGGGACCATTGAAGCTGCGTTTGTAGCATACTCAGCAGGAACCCTAGTATTATTATTGGGCACATTGATTTTTGGAAAAGGAAGTGTAGGCTTACTTTTTTCATTCCAGAGTTGGAAATGGTTTATTGGCATACTTGGCGCCCTGTATATTTTCATTATGGTAGTTGCAATACCTAAAATAGGAGCCGCTAATGCCATTATAGCTGCGATATTAGGTCAACTTGTTATTGGGATGGTTATTGATCATTTTGGACTGTTTGGCGTAAAGACTCTTCCGATAAATCTCTATCGTATTGCTGGTATTGTATTAATGTTCATATCTCTTTTACTGTTTTTTAAAAGATAG
- the tnpA gene encoding IS66 family insertion sequence element accessory protein TnpA, with protein MSQTDKQALWEDRLIHFHESGQTAKEWCNNHHINIHTFRYWKRKIQVSAEPAPSWVAVEVEEESSQPSVHISIGKATIETSEDVCPEHLAKVLKVVQAVC; from the coding sequence ATGAGCCAAACGGATAAACAAGCTCTTTGGGAAGATCGGCTGATTCATTTCCATGAATCCGGTCAGACGGCCAAAGAATGGTGTAACAACCATCATATAAATATTCATACCTTTCGCTATTGGAAAAGGAAGATTCAAGTATCAGCTGAGCCGGCGCCTTCCTGGGTGGCTGTAGAAGTTGAAGAAGAGTCTTCGCAACCATCTGTACATATTTCCATCGGAAAAGCGACGATTGAAACATCCGAAGATGTCTGTCCGGAACACTTGGCCAAAGTGTTGAAAGTAGTCCAGGCTGTATGTTGA
- the cudC gene encoding choline uptake/conversion transcriptional regulator CudC — protein sequence MSESTERPSLKIEEAKNKVIAAIADTMDLYGVTPAAANLYATMYFEDQMTLDEMRIELGMSKPSMSTSVRRLQETEMVKKTFTRGSRKHTYAAEKNFFRSFMTFYCQMWEREAKKNLEAIKEAQEDFIEVIKDSNSTPEIVAKAKEYYDQLEESKTYYHWLEDLVASIRSGEIFEFLPKDQKE from the coding sequence ATGAGTGAATCTACCGAAAGACCGAGCCTCAAAATAGAAGAAGCCAAAAATAAAGTCATAGCCGCCATTGCAGATACAATGGATTTATATGGGGTAACACCAGCTGCTGCAAACTTATATGCAACCATGTACTTTGAAGATCAGATGACGCTTGATGAAATGCGTATAGAACTTGGAATGAGCAAACCGAGTATGAGTACTAGCGTCCGCAGGCTCCAAGAAACAGAAATGGTAAAAAAAACATTTACACGCGGTTCCAGAAAACATACGTATGCAGCGGAGAAAAATTTCTTCCGTTCCTTTATGACGTTTTACTGTCAGATGTGGGAACGCGAAGCGAAAAAGAATTTGGAAGCCATTAAAGAAGCACAAGAAGATTTCATAGAGGTTATAAAAGATTCCAACAGTACTCCAGAAATTGTTGCAAAGGCAAAAGAATACTACGACCAATTAGAAGAGTCTAAAACATACTATCACTGGTTAGAAGACCTGGTTGCGAGTATAAGAAGCGGTGAGATCTTCGAATTCTTACCGAAAGATCAAAAAGAGTAA
- a CDS encoding GNAT family N-acetyltransferase: MITELHTRDFYKCKSLLNEKGNLEVKAVIEGVNPGRIFVDNNDSPKTGLIWLGNNDGFFFIGNEENKVFNNDINDFIDKIIIPEAKKLQLNYFIAIGNHQRWNKTIEKVFKHRQLKMSNQKVYEMQKCNYKEKSTPAIEQEYKVLKINKVLFENNDNSLENIEFLRSKLLEFWSSPESFFNKGIGYCIAYNNKIISVCFSGFVAGNVHGLDIETIEAHQGNRLGQEIAHYVVKDCISDGMVPYWDCMETNKPSNVIAQRTGFTNVFNYVVYLFPF, from the coding sequence TTGATTACTGAACTACATACGAGAGATTTTTATAAATGTAAAAGTTTATTAAATGAGAAAGGAAATTTAGAAGTTAAAGCAGTTATTGAAGGGGTTAATCCTGGTCGTATATTTGTAGATAATAACGACTCTCCTAAAACTGGACTTATTTGGTTAGGTAATAATGATGGATTTTTCTTTATTGGAAATGAAGAAAATAAGGTATTTAATAACGACATAAATGATTTTATTGATAAAATAATAATTCCTGAAGCAAAGAAACTTCAATTAAATTACTTTATAGCAATTGGTAATCACCAAAGATGGAATAAGACCATAGAAAAAGTATTTAAACATCGTCAATTGAAAATGTCGAATCAAAAGGTTTACGAGATGCAAAAATGTAATTATAAGGAAAAATCCACTCCTGCGATTGAACAAGAATACAAAGTTTTAAAAATAAATAAAGTTCTTTTTGAAAACAATGATAATTCACTTGAAAACATTGAGTTTTTACGCTCAAAATTATTAGAGTTTTGGTCTTCACCCGAAAGTTTTTTTAACAAGGGAATTGGCTATTGTATTGCTTACAATAATAAGATTATTAGTGTATGTTTTTCAGGATTTGTAGCCGGAAATGTGCACGGTCTAGATATAGAAACAATAGAGGCACATCAAGGGAATAGACTAGGTCAAGAGATAGCCCACTATGTTGTAAAGGATTGTATCAGCGATGGTATGGTTCCGTACTGGGATTGTATGGAGACAAACAAGCCTTCAAACGTAATTGCACAACGTACAGGGTTTACAAATGTTTTCAATTATGTCGTGTATCTTTTTCCATTTTAG
- the tnpB gene encoding IS66 family insertion sequence element accessory protein TnpB (TnpB, as the term is used for proteins encoded by IS66 family insertion elements, is considered an accessory protein, since TnpC, encoded by a neighboring gene, is a DDE family transposase.): MEKVYLAQGSTDLRKSIDGLSILVQEAFELDPFSPCLFVFCNRKRDKVKILQWDHNGFWLHYRRLEKGTFHWPSDDDASVMPVSRRQFRWLMDGLPLHQRGAHRAVHARTLI, encoded by the coding sequence GTGGAGAAGGTTTACCTCGCCCAGGGCAGTACAGACTTGCGAAAGTCGATTGACGGTTTGTCGATCCTAGTCCAGGAAGCGTTCGAGTTGGATCCCTTTTCTCCCTGTCTGTTTGTCTTCTGTAACCGAAAACGGGATAAAGTGAAAATTCTCCAGTGGGATCACAACGGATTCTGGCTTCATTATCGTCGCCTGGAAAAAGGAACGTTTCATTGGCCTTCAGACGATGACGCTTCCGTCATGCCTGTCAGTCGCCGTCAATTCCGGTGGCTGATGGACGGGCTGCCTCTTCACCAGCGAGGAGCCCATCGGGCTGTTCACGCAAGAACATTGATTTAA
- a CDS encoding DinB family protein, with the protein MAQLELQLYDYNEWANRQIFNRLKELSKDVYRQEVQSVFSSISHVLAHVYLSDLGWIEVFSGKSMDYSLRLQEQLKEETVSKGIEEMEAMFLKLSERYKLFLSKMENTDKPFVIENPNGDLMETSVFAQVLHVVNHGTYHRGNITAMLRQMGYISVPTDYGLYLYLKQMENNQE; encoded by the coding sequence ATGGCGCAGCTTGAATTACAATTGTATGACTATAACGAATGGGCAAATAGACAAATTTTCAACAGACTAAAAGAGCTTTCCAAGGATGTTTATCGTCAAGAAGTTCAAAGTGTATTTTCATCGATATCTCATGTTTTAGCCCATGTTTATCTTTCTGATCTTGGGTGGATAGAAGTGTTTTCTGGTAAAAGCATGGATTATTCATTAAGGCTACAAGAGCAACTAAAAGAGGAAACAGTGTCAAAGGGAATAGAAGAAATGGAAGCGATGTTTCTTAAACTGTCAGAACGATACAAGTTGTTCCTAAGTAAAATGGAAAACACAGACAAACCTTTTGTGATTGAAAACCCGAATGGTGACTTGATGGAAACAAGTGTGTTTGCGCAAGTACTCCATGTTGTGAATCATGGAACATATCACCGTGGTAATATCACTGCTATGTTAAGGCAGATGGGTTACATTTCTGTTCCGACAGACTATGGTCTTTATTTATATTTAAAACAAATGGAGAATAATCAAGAATAA
- a CDS encoding LysM peptidoglycan-binding domain-containing protein, translated as MASQSAPGFDPADGMYIKADTEHYWKGRYSNGRVFSEYIANELAGDYGNLTNYAVGGAFTGVMTGTKGSADERSNWSPWLKGWGGVQQTERFLADMNGQADPKALYIISVGGNDAYAVENLGAERAAELSSDFALKMVQNLVEGGAKYILLPNRFVDQRTDLTSFDDMRNQQVVQKIEAYLALDTTPDDVEVIYGYNQRLRANIEEQGFEKFGYKSMGFYMISDWVPAYGYGLVSEDNSDIFPTNDKEDIYGGYDNYSTDSKYYKPEAAGWEPDDFYTYDEYHLSSRSQKHMATYLLNSDITTDDGIFKKVYNGKVSDFAEAIADGTIPSEYTTVYTFGDSSIDTGRGLEVTTELVENRGKPKESSYTVQPGDNLWNISKENYHGDQTNAQSVREVEAIYQANQDQIQNPNLIYPNQTIKLPTMSGSMNK; from the coding sequence ATGGCATCACAATCAGCACCAGGTTTCGATCCCGCTGACGGAATGTATATAAAAGCCGATACTGAGCACTACTGGAAAGGTCGCTATTCTAACGGCCGGGTCTTCTCTGAGTACATTGCGAATGAATTGGCTGGTGATTATGGTAATTTGACAAATTATGCTGTTGGCGGAGCTTTTACTGGTGTCATGACAGGTACTAAGGGCTCAGCGGATGAACGTTCCAACTGGTCCCCTTGGTTGAAAGGCTGGGGCGGCGTACAACAAACCGAAAGATTTCTCGCGGATATGAATGGGCAAGCAGATCCCAAAGCCCTCTATATTATCAGCGTCGGCGGAAATGATGCTTATGCCGTCGAAAATCTTGGGGCTGAACGTGCGGCAGAACTTTCTAGTGACTTTGCTCTTAAAATGGTCCAGAATCTTGTAGAAGGTGGCGCCAAATATATCTTGCTGCCGAACCGTTTTGTGGACCAGCGTACTGATTTAACAAGTTTTGATGACATGAGAAACCAACAGGTTGTCCAGAAGATTGAAGCTTATCTTGCTTTGGACACCACTCCTGATGATGTGGAGGTTATCTACGGGTACAATCAGCGATTGCGTGCCAATATAGAAGAACAGGGTTTTGAAAAATTCGGATATAAAAGTATGGGCTTTTATATGATTTCCGACTGGGTTCCGGCCTATGGTTATGGCTTAGTCTCTGAAGACAATAGCGACATCTTCCCTACCAACGATAAGGAAGACATCTATGGTGGTTATGACAATTACTCAACCGACAGCAAATATTATAAGCCTGAAGCCGCTGGTTGGGAACCTGATGATTTCTACACTTATGACGAATACCATCTATCCAGCAGAAGCCAAAAACACATGGCTACGTACCTCTTAAATTCTGACATTACAACAGATGACGGTATCTTCAAAAAGGTCTATAACGGTAAAGTTAGTGATTTTGCTGAAGCTATTGCTGATGGTACCATTCCCTCAGAATATACTACGGTCTACACTTTTGGCGACAGCAGTATTGACACTGGTCGAGGTTTAGAAGTTACTACTGAGCTAGTGGAAAACCGAGGTAAACCGAAAGAATCGTCATACACAGTGCAACCAGGTGACAACCTCTGGAATATTTCAAAAGAGAATTACCACGGAGATCAAACCAATGCACAGAGTGTGCGAGAAGTCGAGGCAATATACCAAGCTAACCAGGATCAGATTCAGAATCCAAACCTAATATATCCAAATCAAACTATTAAATTGCCAACGATGAGTGGTTCCATGAACAAATGA
- a CDS encoding IS110 family RNA-guided transposase: MNPVIGLDVAKGESQIQAFLDKGEPYRKSFSILHNVKGLNKFLDFLKEIESLAGGKPSVILESTGHYHTPIIQFLEEQQYMYIIVNPLIAHRAKSSSLRKVKTDAIDAYNLCELYYKEELEPSKKRGIRLLNLRNLTRQHETISSVAAQTKLQLQSILDQVFPEYRGVFGNLYSKVSLQVLLIFPTSKSVLSVTGSVLADKIASLCKSRSDKWAKEKAKKLRDAAIRNPFQNNLYQSHIINLEIMINIVLQYQEHLSKLAAEIDALAKEVEEYELIQSIPGIGEKIAATIISEIGEIERFNHPKKLVAFTGVDPSVYSSGKFTASVNRITKRGSSRLRQALFMAVQCGIRDARKKKTSVEIIPRNKRLREFYDKKRDEGKPFRVAIIACVNKLLHWIFAMLKSKTTFLDIA, from the coding sequence ATGAATCCAGTCATTGGTCTGGATGTTGCCAAAGGGGAAAGTCAGATTCAAGCGTTTTTAGATAAGGGAGAGCCTTATCGTAAAAGTTTTAGTATCTTGCATAATGTTAAAGGGCTTAATAAATTTCTTGACTTCTTAAAGGAGATTGAGTCTCTAGCTGGGGGGAAACCTTCGGTTATTTTGGAATCGACTGGACACTACCATACTCCTATTATTCAATTTTTAGAGGAACAACAATATATGTATATTATTGTTAATCCATTGATTGCACATCGAGCGAAAAGTTCAAGTTTGCGAAAGGTGAAAACAGATGCCATAGATGCCTACAACCTGTGTGAGCTTTATTATAAAGAGGAACTGGAACCTAGTAAGAAAAGAGGGATCCGCCTCTTAAACCTTCGTAATCTAACAAGACAGCACGAAACTATTTCAAGTGTAGCAGCACAAACCAAACTACAACTTCAATCGATATTGGACCAAGTATTTCCTGAATATAGAGGAGTATTTGGAAACCTGTATTCAAAAGTTTCTTTACAGGTGCTTTTAATATTTCCAACATCGAAATCAGTTTTAAGTGTCACTGGATCTGTCTTAGCAGATAAAATAGCTTCACTATGTAAGAGTCGTTCAGATAAATGGGCTAAGGAAAAGGCAAAAAAGCTACGAGATGCAGCAATTCGTAACCCATTTCAAAATAACTTGTATCAAAGTCATATTATTAACCTAGAAATAATGATAAATATTGTTCTTCAATACCAAGAGCATCTATCAAAGTTAGCTGCTGAAATAGATGCCCTTGCCAAAGAAGTTGAAGAATATGAATTAATCCAATCTATCCCAGGTATCGGAGAAAAAATTGCGGCAACGATAATTTCTGAAATTGGTGAGATAGAAAGGTTTAATCATCCCAAAAAGCTCGTTGCATTCACTGGAGTCGATCCTAGTGTGTACTCCTCTGGTAAGTTTACAGCTTCCGTAAACCGTATTACCAAAAGAGGATCTAGCAGATTAAGGCAAGCTCTATTTATGGCTGTTCAATGCGGAATACGAGACGCTCGTAAAAAGAAAACAAGCGTGGAAATCATTCCACGTAATAAAAGATTAAGAGAATTTTACGATAAGAAACGCGATGAAGGTAAACCTTTTAGAGTAGCGATCATCGCTTGTGTTAATAAGCTTTTACATTGGATTTTTGCAATGCTTAAAAGTAAGACAACTTTCCTAGATATAGCTTAA
- a CDS encoding glycine betaine ABC transporter substrate-binding protein, giving the protein MNKWKEKFSLILAILMIAVLAACGSTNEEAAAGSEESDKEISIGQVNWAENIAVTNMWKVILENKGYDVKLNNLNMGSTMQALESGDLDVSLEIWLPVQDANYLKEYQDTVNFSEATWYDNAKVGLVVPSYVEEVDSVEDLNEHKELFDSEIVGFDPGAGTMEVTQQLIKDYDLEFELLSSSEPAMLAEIGKAIENKEPIVAPLWSPHWVFSKYDLKFLEDPKKTYGGVEKIHHATRQGFEEDHPKVSEWLKNWKMNDQQIGKLIEYVENSEKPLAGAEKWVEENQELIDEWVK; this is encoded by the coding sequence ATGAACAAGTGGAAAGAAAAATTTAGTCTAATTTTAGCGATCCTAATGATTGCTGTCCTGGCAGCCTGCGGAAGCACTAATGAGGAAGCAGCTGCAGGATCAGAAGAAAGCGATAAAGAAATAAGCATTGGTCAGGTCAACTGGGCTGAAAACATTGCGGTAACAAATATGTGGAAAGTTATTTTGGAAAATAAAGGATATGACGTCAAATTAAACAATTTGAACATGGGCAGTACGATGCAGGCGCTAGAAAGCGGCGATCTGGACGTTAGTTTAGAAATATGGTTACCCGTTCAAGATGCTAACTATTTGAAGGAATATCAAGATACCGTTAATTTCTCAGAGGCTACTTGGTATGACAATGCAAAAGTAGGACTCGTTGTTCCATCCTATGTAGAAGAAGTGGATAGTGTTGAAGACTTGAATGAACATAAAGAACTGTTCGATAGCGAAATCGTTGGATTTGATCCTGGCGCGGGTACGATGGAGGTGACGCAGCAATTAATTAAAGACTATGATCTTGAATTTGAACTCTTATCAAGCTCTGAACCTGCGATGTTAGCTGAAATTGGGAAGGCAATAGAAAACAAAGAACCTATCGTAGCCCCTCTTTGGAGTCCGCATTGGGTCTTCTCCAAATATGACTTAAAATTCTTGGAAGATCCGAAGAAAACATATGGTGGTGTAGAAAAAATTCACCATGCGACAAGACAAGGATTTGAAGAAGATCATCCAAAAGTGAGCGAATGGCTGAAAAATTGGAAAATGAATGATCAACAAATCGGCAAGCTTATTGAGTATGTAGAAAATAGCGAGAAGCCTCTTGCTGGTGCTGAGAAATGGGTAGAAGAGAATCAGGAATTGATTGATGAATGGGTAAAATAA
- a CDS encoding class I SAM-dependent methyltransferase translates to MKNNVFEQMAKKYDTEERIELAKVIVKEVRPELRNSKSKSLIDYGSGTGLIGLELSGLVDSVLLVDSSKQMLDVAKEKISRKGITNSKVTYADFTEETPELKADIVLMSLVLLHIPDTKKILQELFNVLNKGGKLIIIDFDKNDKVNHPKVHNGFSDESLKKILSEVGFKSIKIKTFYHGNRIFMNQDASMFITSSIK, encoded by the coding sequence ATGAAAAATAATGTTTTTGAACAGATGGCAAAAAAATATGATACAGAAGAACGAATTGAATTAGCCAAAGTTATAGTTAAGGAAGTAAGACCAGAATTACGAAATAGTAAATCAAAATCTTTAATAGACTATGGGAGTGGTACTGGTCTAATTGGTTTAGAATTATCGGGCTTGGTGGATTCTGTTTTGTTAGTGGATTCATCAAAACAAATGTTGGATGTTGCAAAAGAAAAAATTTCTCGCAAAGGAATTACAAACTCCAAGGTGACTTATGCAGACTTTACCGAAGAAACACCTGAACTTAAGGCAGACATAGTTTTAATGTCACTAGTTCTTCTTCATATTCCGGATACTAAAAAAATTCTACAAGAATTATTTAATGTTTTAAATAAGGGTGGCAAATTAATTATTATTGATTTTGACAAAAACGATAAAGTAAATCATCCAAAGGTTCATAATGGTTTTTCGGATGAAAGCCTTAAAAAAATATTATCCGAAGTTGGATTCAAATCCATCAAGATTAAGACATTCTATCACGGAAATCGTATTTTTATGAACCAAGATGCCTCAATGTTTATTACCAGTAGTATAAAGTGA
- a CDS encoding DUF3953 domain-containing protein: protein MHRWGLFCAYVTGIIEFQKRKADALNLLLASGFVLFVAIYTM, encoded by the coding sequence ATTCATAGGTGGGGGTTATTTTGCGCTTACGTTACAGGGATTATTGAATTTCAAAAACGAAAAGCAGATGCTCTTAATCTTCTTCTTGCATCTGGATTTGTTTTGTTTGTTGCAATTTATACTATGTAA